A single window of Kitasatospora sp. HUAS MG31 DNA harbors:
- a CDS encoding mycoredoxin, whose protein sequence is MSGSVTMYSTTWCGYCNRLKSQLDREGIGYSEINIEEDPASATYVESVNNGNQTVPTVVVVSAAGEQTVMTNPSLRQVQAALV, encoded by the coding sequence ATGTCCGGCAGCGTCACGATGTACAGCACGACCTGGTGCGGCTACTGCAACCGCCTCAAGAGCCAGCTGGACCGCGAGGGCATCGGCTACTCCGAGATCAACATCGAGGAGGACCCGGCGTCGGCCACCTACGTCGAGTCGGTCAACAACGGCAACCAGACCGTCCCGACCGTCGTCGTGGTCTCCGCCGCCGGCGAGCAGACGGTCATGACCAACCCCAGCCTCCGCCAGGTCCAGGCCGCCCTGGTCTGA